In Rhodococcus sp. OK302, one genomic interval encodes:
- a CDS encoding TetR/AcrR family transcriptional regulator, whose amino-acid sequence MAKNTVQDNEQVDGTVVADAKPEKSDGRKRRWREHKIARREELVDGTIAAIRARGRDIGMDEIASEIGVSKTVLYRYFADKSDLTTATMMRYVETILAPRIYQAISDELDDFELTHATITAYVETVASDPSIYLYVMASGAGANRDVVAESERMIAELLSTVLGNRLREMEMDSGGSLPWAYGIVGGIQLATHWWISNKSMSAESLIDYLTMMTWGGITGIAAVKGSPVKFKSMPHPLTVPEND is encoded by the coding sequence GTGGCCAAGAACACTGTGCAGGACAATGAGCAGGTAGACGGCACAGTCGTTGCTGATGCAAAGCCCGAGAAGTCCGACGGTCGTAAGCGGCGCTGGCGTGAGCACAAGATCGCGCGTCGCGAAGAGCTTGTCGACGGCACCATCGCCGCGATCCGGGCACGCGGCCGCGATATCGGCATGGACGAGATCGCGTCCGAAATCGGCGTCTCCAAGACCGTTCTCTACCGCTACTTCGCAGACAAGAGTGACCTGACGACGGCCACGATGATGCGGTACGTCGAGACCATTCTCGCGCCGCGCATCTACCAGGCCATCAGCGACGAACTCGACGATTTCGAACTCACCCACGCCACAATTACTGCGTACGTCGAGACCGTGGCGTCGGATCCGTCGATTTATCTCTACGTGATGGCCAGCGGCGCCGGCGCCAATCGCGACGTGGTTGCCGAGTCGGAGCGGATGATCGCCGAACTGCTGTCCACCGTGCTGGGCAATCGCCTCCGCGAGATGGAAATGGATTCCGGCGGGTCGCTTCCGTGGGCCTACGGCATTGTCGGTGGCATCCAGTTGGCGACGCACTGGTGGATTTCCAACAAGTCGATGTCCGCTGAATCGTTGATCGACTACCTGACGATGATGACGTGGGGCGGCATTACCGGCATCGCGGCGGTCAAGGGTTCCCCGGTCAAGTTCAAGTCGATGCCACATCCGTTGACGGTTCCCGAGAACGACTGA
- a CDS encoding DUF445 domain-containing protein: MQQLSLSAFDDQAKRRDLRKMKFFATGLLVFATVVYLFCRWQESRGAGAWVGYVRSASEAGMVGALADWFAVTALFRHPMGIPIPHTAIIKRKKDQLGASLSSFVGQNFLAPDVVSAKVKQAQIPLRLGTWMAEPENAARIAAETSTILRGLVEVLRDEDIAQVIDNTIVKRLAEPMWGPPIGRVLGELLKDNKQLPIIELLAERAHQWALGSQETIDRVILRDSPAWSPKFVDAMLGEKIYKELVEFTWKVRANPEHEVRLAANRFLIDFADDLQNDPETIKKAEGIKAEIMGREEVTGLASATWQVAKRLIMESVDDPNSTLRTKVAENVAGLGVRLRDDDSMRSKVDGWLAAGTTYIAENYTDEITGVISDTVERWDAEEASEKIELQVGRDLQFIRINGTVVGSIAGLFIYTFSTLIFG, translated from the coding sequence GTGCAGCAACTGAGCCTCTCCGCCTTCGACGATCAAGCCAAGCGTCGAGACCTTCGGAAGATGAAATTTTTTGCCACCGGGCTCCTCGTTTTCGCGACGGTGGTCTATCTGTTCTGTCGTTGGCAGGAATCTCGCGGGGCCGGAGCGTGGGTCGGATACGTGCGGTCCGCGTCGGAGGCCGGCATGGTCGGCGCGTTGGCCGACTGGTTTGCCGTCACGGCGCTGTTCCGCCATCCGATGGGCATCCCGATCCCACATACCGCGATCATCAAACGTAAGAAGGACCAGCTCGGGGCCAGTTTGAGTTCATTTGTCGGCCAGAATTTCCTGGCGCCGGACGTCGTGTCCGCGAAAGTGAAGCAGGCTCAGATTCCGCTGCGCTTGGGCACGTGGATGGCCGAGCCGGAGAATGCCGCCCGGATTGCGGCGGAGACGTCGACGATCCTGCGCGGCCTGGTGGAGGTACTGCGCGACGAGGATATTGCGCAGGTCATCGACAACACCATCGTCAAACGGCTGGCCGAACCGATGTGGGGACCGCCTATCGGGCGGGTTCTCGGCGAGCTTCTCAAGGACAACAAGCAGTTGCCGATCATCGAATTGCTGGCCGAGCGCGCACACCAATGGGCGCTCGGTAGTCAGGAAACGATCGACCGGGTGATCCTGCGTGACTCGCCGGCGTGGTCGCCGAAGTTCGTCGACGCGATGCTCGGCGAGAAGATCTACAAGGAATTGGTCGAGTTCACGTGGAAGGTGCGGGCCAACCCGGAGCATGAGGTGCGGCTTGCGGCCAACCGGTTCCTGATCGATTTTGCGGACGATCTGCAGAACGATCCCGAGACGATCAAGAAGGCCGAGGGAATCAAGGCCGAGATCATGGGCCGCGAGGAAGTCACCGGTCTGGCGTCGGCGACGTGGCAGGTGGCCAAGCGTTTGATCATGGAATCGGTGGACGACCCCAACAGCACCTTGCGAACCAAGGTCGCCGAGAACGTCGCCGGACTGGGTGTGCGTCTGCGCGACGACGATTCGATGCGGAGCAAGGTCGACGGCTGGCTTGCTGCCGGAACGACGTACATCGCGGAGAACTACACCGACGAGATCACCGGCGTCATCAGTGACACCGTCGAACGGTGGGATGCGGAGGAGGCCAGCGAGAAGATCGAACTGCAGGTCGGCCGTGATCTCCAGTTCATTCGCATCAACGGCACTGTCGTCGGATCGATTGCGGGTCTGTTCATCTATACGTTCTCGACGCTCATTTTCGGCTGA
- a CDS encoding helix-turn-helix domain-containing protein, with protein MPAKSTNSDDGERESSGAAAGASDLAARVVSSAAHDIGGFIRAQREAAQVSMRQLAQLAGVSNPYLSQIERGLRKPSADVLAQIAKGLRVSSEVLYVQAGYLEQRPHSPIRDAVIADTAINERQKQVLLEIYDSFCRENDSTRPAADAAAAAQTTTPD; from the coding sequence ATGCCAGCGAAGTCGACGAACTCCGATGACGGAGAACGTGAATCATCCGGTGCCGCAGCCGGAGCCAGCGACTTGGCAGCACGCGTCGTCAGCTCTGCGGCACACGATATCGGGGGGTTTATTCGTGCACAACGAGAAGCCGCGCAAGTATCGATGCGCCAACTCGCGCAGCTCGCCGGTGTAAGCAATCCGTACCTCAGTCAGATCGAACGAGGACTACGGAAACCGTCCGCCGACGTACTCGCGCAAATCGCAAAAGGACTCCGAGTGTCTTCGGAAGTCCTCTACGTCCAAGCCGGGTACCTCGAGCAACGGCCACACAGTCCGATCCGTGACGCGGTCATTGCCGATACCGCCATCAACGAGCGACAGAAGCAAGTACTGCTCGAGATTTACGACTCGTTCTGTCGGGAGAACGATTCGACGCGGCCCGCCGCCGATGCAGCAGCAGCAGCCCAGACCACAACTCCGGACTAA
- a CDS encoding heparin-binding hemagglutinin, producing the protein MTDKTTIDNVKTSLFAAVGAGDLVVQAVADVVAQVRERAETRQDEVTGRVDGAREKFAAVQGDVAESVEALRERLAGLPAELPEELAELREKFAPEELRKVAEAYLKVAGDLYNSLAERGEDAVERIRKQPAVEEGIAAAESALGDVVELTEDALGTVARQTRAVGEQAAKLAGRTAGRISDTAEEVGEKIADAGDEAALKVLDLGEQADEASKEAAARVTAAAADVQERATAAAKKAAPAAAAAPAAAPAKAAAAPAKAAPAKAAAPTKAAPAKAAAPTKKA; encoded by the coding sequence ATGACTGACAAGACCACCATCGACAACGTCAAGACCTCGCTCTTCGCCGCAGTCGGCGCCGGCGACCTCGTCGTCCAGGCTGTTGCCGACGTCGTCGCACAGGTTCGTGAGCGCGCCGAGACCCGTCAGGACGAGGTCACCGGCCGCGTCGACGGTGCCCGCGAAAAGTTCGCTGCAGTACAGGGTGACGTCGCGGAAAGCGTTGAGGCACTTCGTGAGCGTCTCGCCGGCCTGCCGGCCGAGCTGCCCGAGGAGCTCGCCGAGCTGCGCGAGAAGTTTGCACCCGAAGAGCTCCGCAAGGTCGCCGAGGCATACCTCAAGGTTGCCGGCGATCTGTACAACTCCCTCGCCGAGCGCGGCGAAGATGCAGTCGAGCGCATCCGCAAGCAGCCGGCCGTCGAAGAAGGCATCGCCGCTGCAGAATCCGCACTCGGTGACGTCGTCGAACTGACCGAAGATGCACTCGGCACCGTTGCGCGTCAGACCCGCGCCGTGGGCGAGCAGGCTGCCAAGCTGGCCGGCCGCACCGCCGGACGCATCTCCGACACCGCAGAAGAGGTCGGCGAGAAGATTGCCGACGCCGGCGACGAAGCTGCACTCAAGGTTCTCGACCTCGGTGAGCAGGCAGACGAGGCTTCCAAGGAAGCTGCTGCCCGCGTAACCGCTGCTGCGGCCGACGTTCAGGAACGCGCTACCGCTGCCGCCAAGAAGGCTGCTCCGGCTGCCGCTGCTGCTCCGGCTGCCGCGCCCGCCAAGGCTGCTGCTGCTCCGGCCAAGGCCGCTCCGGCCAAGGCTGCTGCACCGACCAAGGCCGCACCGGCCAAGGCTGCTGCACCGACCAAGAAGGCTTAA
- a CDS encoding DUF2516 family protein has product MIAVDGIIGLIFLVLRVLALAGAVFAIVHAVRQRPDAFTAVNKLTKPIWLGILVVSGLVLLAFGPVQMLGIIAVVAVCVYLVDVRPRVDDIQRGSRW; this is encoded by the coding sequence GTGATAGCTGTGGATGGCATTATCGGCCTGATCTTTCTTGTACTGAGAGTACTGGCGTTAGCCGGTGCTGTCTTCGCGATCGTGCATGCCGTTCGGCAGCGTCCGGACGCATTTACCGCGGTCAACAAGCTGACCAAGCCGATCTGGCTGGGAATTCTTGTTGTGTCGGGGTTGGTTCTGCTGGCATTCGGTCCGGTGCAGATGCTGGGCATCATCGCGGTAGTCGCAGTGTGCGTGTACCTCGTTGACGTTCGTCCGCGCGTGGACGACATCCAGCGCGGATCGCGCTGGTAG
- a CDS encoding AurF N-oxygenase family protein, whose product MSVEQEKSRLTRAGDRQETASRLLASAARTSYDPLIEIDWEAPIPDDLYGMTPEWCSLYGTPMWDEMTQQQRITLTIHEAASIAGTGIWFEMILIQMLIRDIYFHDPSTPHVQFALTEIADECRHSTMFARSAAKFGVPSYRPKAWIRTASRPFKATATGSLAYGGTLFAEEILDMMQRDFMRDKRVQPLTRTVSKIHVVEEARHIRFAREETVRRVAHATRFQRARIRLVLAITAYFVVTSLVNKNVYAAAGLDADAAEKAAKNNVHYHDMVRRGCGNTVEFLTEVGLIGGPSKILLRRAHII is encoded by the coding sequence ATGTCTGTAGAACAAGAGAAGTCCCGTTTGACACGGGCTGGTGACCGCCAGGAAACAGCGTCGCGGCTTCTCGCCTCGGCAGCCCGCACATCCTATGACCCGCTGATCGAAATCGACTGGGAAGCTCCCATCCCGGACGACCTCTACGGAATGACCCCCGAATGGTGCAGCCTCTACGGCACACCGATGTGGGACGAGATGACGCAGCAACAACGCATCACCCTCACAATCCACGAAGCAGCGAGCATCGCCGGCACGGGCATCTGGTTCGAGATGATCCTCATACAGATGCTAATCCGCGACATCTACTTTCACGATCCGTCCACGCCACATGTGCAATTCGCGCTCACCGAAATTGCCGACGAATGCCGCCACTCCACGATGTTCGCCCGCTCAGCCGCAAAATTCGGTGTCCCGTCCTACCGACCCAAGGCCTGGATCCGCACCGCATCACGACCCTTCAAAGCAACGGCCACAGGATCATTGGCGTACGGCGGAACACTCTTCGCCGAAGAAATCCTCGACATGATGCAACGCGACTTCATGCGAGACAAGCGAGTTCAGCCACTCACCCGAACCGTCAGCAAAATTCACGTAGTCGAAGAAGCCCGCCACATCAGGTTTGCGCGCGAAGAAACCGTCCGACGCGTAGCTCACGCCACAAGGTTCCAGCGAGCACGTATCCGCCTCGTGCTCGCCATCACGGCGTACTTCGTGGTCACCAGCCTCGTGAACAAAAACGTGTACGCCGCAGCCGGACTCGACGCCGACGCGGCTGAAAAAGCCGCAAAGAACAATGTCCACTACCACGACATGGTGCGTCGAGGATGCGGGAATACGGTCGAATTTCTCACCGAGGTCGGCCTCATCGGCGGCCCGTCCAAGATATTGTTGCGCCGCGCGCACATCATCTGA
- a CDS encoding alpha/beta fold hydrolase, producing the protein MSSSSRTTTLRVLAGAVGVGAAVAAVAGLRHRRSTRGLTLVADVEPNALLQTPTFKADISELTTDDGAIINIREYGPADGDPIVLSHGLTCSTGFWYPQVNALAGEYRVITYDQRGHGRSTVGTLPLGSDVLADDLSAVLAATVREGKKAVIVGHSMGGMSIIAWAGKHPDEVKKYASAVMLASTASDRLIAETTVIPLPNRFPRVPVPVGRAILSTPIPLVSSGAMTKAFQYISMSPNATRAEVAFCENIVRECKPRVRGGWGAALSGLDIHEGLDNLDVPTTVMVGSLDRLTPPVHARKLAQVLEDAGNLEQLIVLPGVGHMTSIESLDEFNREIVRLRNL; encoded by the coding sequence ATGTCCAGCAGTTCGCGTACTACCACCCTCCGGGTATTGGCCGGAGCAGTCGGAGTGGGTGCCGCTGTAGCGGCAGTTGCCGGTCTTCGCCATCGGCGTTCCACCCGGGGGCTGACGCTTGTCGCCGACGTCGAACCCAATGCGCTCCTGCAGACCCCGACGTTCAAGGCCGACATCAGCGAACTGACCACCGACGACGGTGCGATCATCAACATTCGCGAGTACGGCCCCGCCGACGGTGACCCGATAGTTCTGAGCCACGGCTTGACCTGCTCCACCGGATTCTGGTACCCGCAGGTCAACGCCCTCGCCGGCGAGTACCGCGTCATCACCTACGATCAGCGCGGTCACGGACGCAGCACCGTCGGCACCCTTCCCCTGGGATCAGACGTACTTGCAGACGATCTCTCCGCAGTCTTGGCGGCCACCGTCCGAGAGGGCAAGAAGGCCGTCATCGTCGGGCACAGTATGGGCGGCATGAGCATCATCGCGTGGGCCGGCAAGCATCCTGACGAAGTCAAGAAATACGCTTCGGCCGTCATGCTCGCCAGCACGGCCAGTGATCGCCTCATCGCCGAAACCACCGTCATCCCACTGCCGAATCGCTTTCCGCGGGTACCGGTTCCGGTAGGCCGTGCAATTCTCAGCACACCGATACCACTGGTGTCCTCGGGCGCGATGACCAAGGCGTTCCAGTACATCTCGATGTCACCCAACGCCACCAGAGCTGAAGTTGCGTTCTGCGAGAACATCGTTCGTGAATGCAAGCCCCGCGTCCGCGGCGGCTGGGGAGCTGCGCTCAGCGGTCTCGACATCCATGAGGGGCTCGATAACCTCGATGTACCGACCACAGTGATGGTCGGATCACTGGACCGACTCACCCCACCGGTGCACGCGCGCAAGCTCGCTCAGGTTCTCGAAGACGCCGGCAACCTCGAACAGTTGATCGTGTTGCCGGGCGTCGGGCACATGACGTCCATCGAGAGCCTCGACGAATTTAACCGGGAGATAGTGCGGTTGCGCAATCTCTAG
- the purU gene encoding formyltetrahydrofolate deformylase — protein sequence MTAASLTDDRRYVLSLGCPDTTGIVARISTFLTEVGGWIVEAAYHADADTGWFFTRQAVRASSISISIEELRERFAAVAAEIGPETEWTLHDSAAPKKIVLLVSKEGHCLHDLLGRAAGGELPAEISAVIGNHEDLRSVTERHGIDFHYVPFPKDPAQRGPAFEQVRSLVDAHDPDAVVLARFMQVLPESLCEHWSGRAINIHHSFLPSFIGARPYHQAFARGVKLIGATCHYVTAELDAGPIIEQDVIRVDHADVAADMVRQGRDIEKLVLSRGLRWHLEDRVLVHGRKTVVFS from the coding sequence ATGACCGCTGCCTCGTTGACAGATGATCGACGCTACGTTCTCTCCCTCGGCTGCCCCGATACGACTGGCATCGTCGCGCGCATCTCGACCTTCCTCACCGAGGTTGGCGGGTGGATCGTCGAAGCGGCGTATCACGCTGACGCAGACACCGGATGGTTCTTCACACGTCAGGCGGTTCGTGCGTCGTCGATCAGCATCAGCATCGAGGAACTGCGTGAGCGTTTCGCCGCTGTTGCAGCCGAGATCGGCCCCGAAACCGAGTGGACACTGCACGATTCCGCGGCACCCAAGAAGATCGTGCTCCTGGTGAGCAAGGAAGGCCATTGCCTCCACGATCTGCTCGGTCGCGCTGCGGGCGGAGAACTTCCCGCTGAAATCAGCGCGGTCATCGGCAATCACGAGGACCTCCGTAGCGTCACCGAACGCCACGGAATCGACTTCCACTACGTGCCGTTTCCCAAGGATCCGGCGCAGCGTGGACCGGCATTCGAGCAGGTTCGCAGCCTTGTCGACGCCCATGATCCCGACGCTGTTGTCCTGGCCCGCTTCATGCAGGTGCTGCCGGAGTCACTGTGCGAGCACTGGTCGGGCCGCGCAATCAACATTCATCACAGCTTCTTGCCGTCGTTCATCGGTGCGCGTCCGTACCACCAGGCGTTTGCCCGGGGTGTGAAGTTGATCGGCGCTACCTGCCACTACGTGACTGCAGAACTGGATGCCGGTCCGATCATCGAGCAGGACGTGATCCGAGTGGACCATGCCGACGTCGCCGCCGACATGGTCCGACAGGGTCGCGATATCGAAAAGCTGGTTCTCTCACGCGGTTTGCGGTGGCACCTCGAGGATCGTGTGCTGGTACACGGACGCAAAACCGTCGTCTTCAGCTAG
- the deoC gene encoding deoxyribose-phosphate aldolase: MAQAALTRSQVAAMVDHTLLKPEATAADVNALISEAQELGVLAVCVSPSMLPIRAEGLVTAAVVGFPSGKHHSLVKGAEARLAVDQGAREIDMVIDIGAAIAGDYNAVLADILTVREAMGETAVLKVILETAALSDEAIVECCRAAVHAGANFVKTSTGFHPAGGATVEAVALMAKTVGPAVGVKASGGIRTTQAALDMIAAGATRLGLSGTRAVLDGLTD; this comes from the coding sequence ATGGCTCAAGCTGCGCTCACTCGTTCCCAGGTTGCCGCGATGGTCGACCACACCCTGCTCAAACCCGAAGCCACAGCTGCCGACGTGAACGCCCTGATCTCCGAGGCACAGGAACTGGGCGTGCTCGCGGTGTGTGTTTCGCCGTCGATGCTCCCCATCCGCGCCGAAGGTTTGGTGACCGCCGCTGTGGTGGGATTTCCGTCCGGCAAACATCATTCGTTGGTGAAGGGCGCCGAAGCTCGTTTGGCCGTTGATCAAGGTGCTCGCGAAATCGACATGGTCATCGACATCGGAGCGGCAATCGCCGGCGACTACAACGCGGTGCTGGCCGATATTCTGACTGTGCGCGAAGCCATGGGCGAGACTGCCGTGCTGAAGGTGATTCTCGAAACCGCAGCATTGTCCGATGAAGCGATCGTCGAATGCTGCCGTGCCGCAGTGCATGCGGGTGCCAACTTCGTAAAAACTTCCACCGGCTTCCACCCCGCCGGTGGTGCAACGGTGGAAGCCGTGGCGTTGATGGCCAAGACCGTCGGACCCGCCGTGGGAGTCAAAGCCAGCGGCGGAATCCGTACGACGCAGGCTGCACTCGACATGATTGCTGCGGGAGCCACCCGACTCGGGCTTTCGGGAACCCGCGCTGTGCTCGACGGTCTGACTGACTAA
- a CDS encoding LmeA family phospholipid-binding protein, whose product MTVAANNAPPRNRVLIVLLVVIAVLVAALVGGELYVRNQVKTCMADQFQSELGSQVDVGLSWKPVLLQAVDKKVPYISIDSDDSSFGPASGMQVHAKVNDIDLQPSAGNSGTIGSSTADVTWSTAGILTTLQQQAFGGLVTGVTTDSAAGTLSFDVGPAGLAKLTVKPTVTDGVVDVKTVGAEVLGFGLPTDLVDGVVQTLTDSLQTYPLGMQPTKLTVTDSAIQISLEGGAYAMPVANGTQNASAVPDSCGILT is encoded by the coding sequence ATGACTGTCGCAGCGAACAACGCACCCCCGCGCAATCGTGTGCTCATCGTCCTGCTCGTCGTGATCGCTGTGCTCGTGGCAGCGCTCGTCGGCGGCGAACTGTACGTGCGCAATCAAGTCAAGACCTGCATGGCGGACCAGTTTCAGAGCGAACTCGGCTCTCAGGTCGACGTCGGGCTGAGCTGGAAGCCGGTACTTCTTCAGGCCGTCGACAAGAAGGTCCCGTACATCAGTATCGACAGCGACGATTCGTCGTTCGGGCCGGCGTCCGGAATGCAGGTTCACGCCAAGGTCAACGACATCGACCTACAACCGTCGGCCGGGAACAGCGGAACGATCGGCAGTTCCACCGCCGACGTCACGTGGTCCACTGCCGGGATCCTGACCACGTTGCAGCAGCAGGCCTTCGGCGGTCTGGTCACCGGCGTGACGACGGATTCTGCCGCCGGAACCTTGTCCTTCGACGTCGGCCCGGCCGGCCTCGCCAAGCTGACGGTCAAGCCGACGGTCACCGACGGAGTTGTCGACGTCAAAACCGTGGGCGCCGAAGTCCTGGGCTTCGGACTTCCCACCGATCTGGTCGACGGCGTTGTCCAGACATTGACCGACAGCCTGCAGACCTACCCGCTGGGAATGCAGCCCACCAAGCTCACCGTCACGGACAGTGCGATCCAGATTTCACTGGAGGGCGGCGCCTACGCAATGCCCGTCGCCAACGGAACGCAGAATGCATCGGCCGTCCCCGACAGCTGTGGAATCCTGACTTAG
- a CDS encoding type IV toxin-antitoxin system AbiEi family antitoxin domain-containing protein gives MAPDYEALEQLALRQCGFVATDQASALGLTAGDVNSLLESGTWISDCPGLFRLDSVRHTALDEFAKWCTWFAGRATVSHYSAAELHGLGHLQPRFLHFSTEMPITAPVRQLALHRCILTESECEQIGPIRITTPVRTVLDLAAGGISQELLDEVVSDGLAIGRLDARELYLSCENAAIDVAVRVELALVANRSL, from the coding sequence ATGGCTCCCGATTACGAAGCACTCGAGCAGTTAGCGCTGCGGCAATGCGGATTTGTCGCGACAGATCAGGCATCGGCCTTGGGGCTGACAGCGGGCGACGTGAATTCTCTCCTGGAATCGGGTACTTGGATTTCGGATTGCCCGGGCCTCTTCCGCTTGGATTCGGTCAGGCATACAGCACTCGACGAGTTTGCAAAATGGTGTACCTGGTTTGCCGGCCGGGCAACCGTCTCGCATTACAGCGCAGCAGAACTCCACGGACTTGGCCATTTACAGCCGCGATTCCTCCATTTCTCGACAGAAATGCCAATCACGGCTCCGGTACGGCAATTGGCCCTGCACCGGTGCATTCTCACTGAATCCGAGTGCGAGCAGATTGGACCCATTCGTATTACGACACCCGTGCGCACCGTTCTCGATCTCGCTGCGGGTGGGATCTCTCAAGAGTTGCTCGACGAGGTGGTCTCCGACGGTCTTGCCATCGGTCGACTGGATGCCCGCGAGCTCTATCTGTCCTGCGAGAACGCGGCCATCGACGTCGCTGTGAGGGTCGAGTTGGCGCTGGTAGCCAATCGGTCGCTCTGA
- a CDS encoding Ig-like domain-containing protein — MSASSVRRVVSGVSAFAVAAGFAVVGLGVANAAPVVSEFDSNGYKIARTISNGTPSEGERIVSTTTLTRTSWVVNYLYEVKDVQDPCLVYVDDSAKVNGKPYALNDKGPGFAKVKSPVGGWGLYDNQSVTVEFAFEVAANCARETALASTVHFNGSGGVNDATSNRGPSITVAKNVSSTTLAPIGGAQVGEPTTLSATVTGGANGDPVDFFDAGNKIGSGTLNSGVATYAWTPTTQGAASISAKFADTTKAVGSQSAAQNMNVTQADASSTTTLAGISGAQVGKSTTLKATVSPKAAGGTVTFKIGSTTLADVPVNGNGEATYAWVPAVAGSPTIDASFSGRDGVKPSSTSTATTVADKPADITESKTSVSAVDGQVGVAQSISAQINPANAGGTVTFKDGDTVIGTAKVEANGKASRNWTPTVAGQRTVKAEFSGNGNVAASTESISVQVAPAANGGGTGSAGSSTGSLGSLGNIFGS; from the coding sequence ATGTCGGCTAGTTCTGTACGTCGTGTTGTCAGTGGTGTGAGTGCTTTTGCAGTTGCTGCCGGGTTTGCGGTGGTTGGTCTGGGTGTTGCGAATGCGGCTCCGGTGGTCTCCGAGTTCGATTCGAATGGTTACAAGATCGCTCGCACCATCAGCAACGGAACGCCGTCTGAAGGCGAGCGGATTGTTTCGACGACGACGCTGACGCGGACGTCGTGGGTTGTCAACTACCTCTACGAGGTGAAGGACGTTCAGGATCCGTGTCTGGTGTACGTCGACGATTCCGCGAAGGTGAATGGAAAGCCTTATGCGCTGAATGACAAGGGGCCGGGCTTCGCCAAGGTGAAGTCGCCGGTCGGTGGGTGGGGACTGTATGACAACCAGTCAGTAACAGTGGAGTTCGCGTTTGAGGTAGCTGCGAATTGTGCGCGTGAGACTGCGTTGGCGTCGACGGTGCATTTCAACGGTTCGGGCGGGGTAAACGACGCCACAAGTAACCGCGGTCCGTCGATCACTGTTGCGAAGAACGTGTCATCGACGACTCTCGCTCCGATCGGTGGCGCGCAGGTTGGCGAACCGACCACATTGAGCGCGACGGTTACCGGCGGCGCCAACGGTGATCCGGTCGATTTCTTCGACGCCGGCAACAAGATTGGTAGCGGCACGCTCAACAGCGGTGTTGCAACCTACGCCTGGACACCGACGACTCAGGGCGCCGCGTCCATCTCCGCGAAGTTTGCCGACACCACAAAGGCGGTGGGCTCACAGTCCGCAGCCCAGAACATGAATGTGACGCAGGCTGATGCGTCGTCCACCACGACCCTCGCCGGAATTTCTGGAGCTCAGGTCGGTAAGTCGACCACACTGAAGGCAACGGTTTCACCGAAGGCTGCCGGCGGAACGGTCACCTTCAAGATCGGCAGCACGACCCTTGCCGACGTGCCGGTCAATGGAAACGGCGAAGCCACCTACGCTTGGGTTCCGGCGGTGGCAGGAAGCCCGACGATCGACGCTTCGTTCTCGGGCCGCGACGGAGTCAAGCCTTCGAGCACCAGTACAGCCACAACTGTGGCAGATAAGCCCGCGGACATCACCGAATCGAAGACAAGCGTTTCGGCAGTCGACGGCCAGGTTGGTGTCGCACAGTCCATTTCGGCTCAGATCAATCCCGCCAACGCCGGTGGCACAGTCACGTTCAAGGACGGCGACACGGTCATCGGTACGGCAAAAGTCGAGGCCAACGGCAAGGCAAGTCGGAACTGGACCCCCACGGTAGCGGGACAGCGCACCGTCAAGGCTGAGTTCTCCGGCAACGGAAACGTTGCAGCCTCCACCGAGTCGATCTCCGTGCAGGTTGCCCCGGCAGCAAATGGCGGCGGCACCGGCAGCGCCGGTAGCTCGACCGGCTCGCTCGGCAGTCTGGGCAACATCTTCGGGTCCTAG